ccACCAACCGTACCGCTAGCCTAGTTGCAGACACgacaggcagcggcggcggtggcgttggAACCGCAGCTCGCGCGCTCCCACAAAGCCTTTTGGAGTATCATcgcgcacctgctgcagcagctgcagccgtcAGTGACAGTGGTGTCAGTGGAGGTGAACCGtccagcgctgccggcgcaCCGATGCAACCGACTAACAACGACGAGGCtgtcgacgaggaggaggagcaactCGCCCCCGTTTCGTGGAAGTTTGCCTTCTTTATGTCTCGTCGCGAGGCGCGGCGGGTCAAGATCACCCTGCAGGACCTTATAGAAGGGATGTGGGTGGTGTgcttccgcagcagcggccgaaCCCACCCAATCCGCTTCGTCCGGCAGAACCAGGTCTTTGTATATCCACCACTCCCCACCgtagaagaagaggaagagcagcggctgcgacaGAATGATCTGGCATCGAGCGAGGTCGAAAACGAGGCCAATCATACCGCTACAACGGCAACCGCAACTAACGCGATctcggcagcgccaccgttgcCCTTTCACATCCTGCAAGGCGGTGCACAGCTGGTGGTTCACCAGTTCCCACCCATGAAAGTAATGCGGCGGAACGCTGGAACGCTGGCCagtactgctgctgggggcacgccggcggcggcgccagttCCCTTGGTCACTGCCCCGGCGGCCGCGACAGTGACGCCAGCAATGATGGCAGAGAGACGATTTCTTGCAGAGCCGCAAGCGACCTTGTGCAAACTGCGGTTGCGCATGCTCTCATCCGATGCCCACGACGCAGCCACATTCGAGGCAATGACGTGCGGTGGCGTCACTGGTGAccttgccaccgccagccgTGCTGTCGAtgagagagacagcgagtGTGCTGGCAGAAACTTTGGCGGCCGATACTGCGACTACTTTGACTCATGCGACACCACTGTTATACCCTCCACAGCCACGACGAACGATGTGCGTCCCATCATTGCGCAACGACTTGGGTTTTCTGCAGCCTACATGAGCGAGGTGCTTGGTCAACCTCCTGTTAGGCCTGAAGCAGAGCATGCCAGTGGAGGTGCCACAATGCGCCGCggatgcagcgccgccgcctcccaaACTGGACGGCGACGAGTTTTCTACGGCCCACTTACGCGTCGCGAGTGCGAagcccagcagcggcgtgagGCGTGCTTTGCACCAGGCGGGGCCGGTGATGTGTTGAATGATTGGGGCTGGACTATCACAAGTCAGCACGTGAAGATCTTCTCTTTGGACGTCACCCCTCCCTTGTATGTGAAACGACTGCAGCGAGTTGCTGATGTGGAAGTCATCGGCCGCAGTCGGGGCAGGGAGCACGACACGGGCACTTCGTAGCTCGAGGTGCATGAGCTAGTGGGCTTCTTGTAAATGGTAGGAAATGTATATGAAGTAGCCGGGACAGGCGAACAACGCTGCTTGTAGCTCTTGTGCAAGTTGACGCAACTTATGCCACTCGctatccccccccctcccttcagcTTTTCGTCGTCTATTCCCATGATCAGTATTTTTTTCCCATTGTTGTTGTTAGTGACATCTGATGCGAAGGTGCAtctgcgtgtatgtgtgtgggtgtgggtgtgtcaaAGGTTACGCCTCTGTTGTCGGTGTCTCTTTGGTGAGCTTCTTTGCGGCTGCAGTTTTCTTTTCGTGCTGTtgtgggtggtgggggtgaaTGACGGTTGCTCTGCTACTGCAGTGAGTTCAGGAACAAACAAGAGAAACTAAGATGGAGGCTAAAAGAAAAAGGACATACATCCGTATCAACAAGAACAGCAAAACAtgcgcaccacacacacacacacacatctatATCTAcataaataaataaataaatatatatatatatatatgtgtgtgtgtgtggtgcgcaTGTTTTCCTCTTTGCGACCGAACCGCAGTACCCCTGATTTAGTGGCCTCTGCGCATTATCGGTGCGTGCATTCTCTTGTGCGCGTACATGTGTAAATCcaccgctgtggcagcaTCCTAGCCGCCCCCGAGGTGCTCAGCTCATTCCTGTCGTGAACTGATCTTCCTCACCTGGCTGCCGTCTCTTGCACatggcacgcacacacacatgtacacACCTCCATCATATCTGGAGCTcgtttcccctcctccccttccttcgcTACCACCGTGGAAGGAaaggcagaaaaagagatgTCACCGAACTAGCTCGACCATTACTCGTTGCTCATCTCTGTCTTTTCCTTCACGCTGCCTCCGTCATCGCGTCGCTTATCCGTTGCCTTAGGGAGATTGCGTAGGCAGCATTGTTGCATCTCTTACTTAGCACATCTGCCCTCTTCCTTCGAATATCTCCCCTACACGCTATCACATCGCCACAGGTGTCAGTGTAGCTGGCCACCTTTTTCACCTCTCTGAGTAGGCGCACACCGTCTTGCCAATTTTGCTTTGATGTATTGCTCATCGACTGCTCTTCCCCTGCATCTCTTGCAGTTGCAGCCCTGCACGGGCGTCTATCCGCAGCTATTCCTGTCGCCCATTTACCCCACGGCTTTGCATGTATGGTTGCCGCTCCTCGCGGGCCTGCAGAgcatccgccgccgccccccccctcccctcacaatctcgctcccctcccttgCAGGCGACTGTTGTTCTCCTACTCGTTTTATGTACAGTagcgctctcccccctccctccctccttccttcttGTCGGTGTGCCTGTAACTCCTCTTGGCGCACAAAGACCTACTCACCTAGCTGTAGCTGGATTGGGCATGTGAAGGTGTCGGTAGAAGCTGTTATGCATTTCATCGCTAActcgccgccccccccctctgcccttttctccccctgctctctccttcttctttcctgcATAGCTGACAAGAATGCGAAGCCGCTGGAGACGCCACCCATCATGGACGCCTCTGTGGATGTCGCTGCCCGGCCAGTCGACCATGCGAATTcaaaccgcagcagcagctttacactctctctctgcctaaACCAATACCTGCAGTGGCTCGGGCAGCTCCACAGCACTATCGGCACCGTCAGCGACTATGCCTACATACTcggccgccttcttcgccaaGGCGGATTTCCGCTTCGTCAGCGTACTGGCGTCGTACCCACTGCGACGGATGCACGATTGCGCGCCGCCGTTTGCGAACTACTCATCGGAGACGTCGCGGTACAGTCGGTGCGCCCGCCGGAAGCTATATGGGTGACATCAGCAAGAACGACCAGGAGCGGGTATACCGCAGCAAATTTCAGTAGTGCTGCCTCGTCACCGCCGTTGGTGCACCCTGAGGCCCCTTTCTGCCCTTGTCGCGCCTACTTCGAAGAGCATAAGCGAGGGTCGGGGGGtcgctttctttcgctcAGGCGGCGAAGCAGCCAAGCAAAAGACAATGACAAGGAAAGCCACACTGGTCACGCGGTAACCATCAGCAGTGCCAGTGGCAGCAATGACGAGAGCGACAATCGTGCAGTGCACCTTAGTGCAGCTGTTCCTAATTTCCCCGCTAGTTCGAAGAACGCCGTACGCGGTGTTAACAACCTCGGCAGCAGGGACCGCTTCAGTTCTCGAGATGTCGTGACTTCGGGGAAGATACGTGTCGGCTCGCGCCCCTCAGATGCCCTGTCCCAGCCgattcttctcctccctgtcGCTGTGGTCACGCCGTCGTCCACCGCCTCGGCTGAGTTTGGCAACGATGCTCTACAAGCGAATTCCGGCAGGGACGCACAATGCCGTAAGTGTGTTAGCCCTGAAAACAGCGacttctctccaccttcgCCTATTCGGACCTTTCCCCGTGCCCGTTGGCGCTgacacacaagcgcaccgCGCTCTCCACCCCATGCTGGCCCACGTCCAACCTGAAGATGTTCGTCACCGCGCGCTCTACAGCGCGCAGGTACTGCACTAAAGTGTGGGGCATGCTACATATCAGATGAGCCTGCTGACGTTGCTGAGCGCAGCCCCCACCATGGCCGTTCCGCTCCCACTGTCACTGCCAGATGTCCTGCGCATGCATCCGACCGTagccctcctgctgctgtaccAGTGTGTGCAACGGTGCTTCGTATTGGACATTACCATAGCGACGTCAGTTGGTCTACCAGCGTCTTCGATGAGAAGTGGTCCATCCTCGTCGCTGGGAGATGTGAACGCACAGCCGACCAGCGCACCGAATGTGCCGCGTTGTGACCACGGTGGTGAGACCTCCACTACCACTTGCCTTCCTGAGAAATAGAAACAAGCTGCTGAAGAACGAATGCTCGCAGGCCTTGCAGGAGGCCTGCTTTGTGTAGTGGAAGGCGTCactggcaccgctgcgccagcggaacaggtggtggcgggcaTCATAGGCGACGTGCTGGGGTTACGCTTTGAGCTCTTTCGCATTATCTTTGGGATCCTTACCACCGACAACGGCAGCCGCGCGACACTGGTGAAGCTGGCAATTGCCTGTAATGAGCTACTAGCGTGTCTGTAGCGAGTTACGTTCTGGCACcagaagagctgcgcaccGACAGAGGCCTCACCACGTCCCTCCGCGCTggcgcagaggagcgagGGTGACACCCATCGCCTTCAGGGAGATGGTCAGAGGACAAAAAGCAGCAAGGAAGCCACTGACGCTGTGGTCACGGAAAAGCTGCTGTCATCAACGTCCTTTGACACCACTCCTCTCGACGCGGTTCACGAAGCGCTCATTCAGGCGTTCGCGCCTCTCGACGTCCCTCACACCTCTGCAGGCAACGTTGGCGACGCCAGTAACGCCCGCGGCctctgcgctggcggctgctGGTTTCTGCTACCCCGGACTTGTCGCCGCAGACACctgtcgccctcctccctttaCCATTGATTTGTCTGTGGCTGCGACTGtgtcccccaccccgctGTTCCGCCCCTCACCAGCCGACGTTTTTCGTACGACGCCAACGGGCTGAGCCACAGTCTCAGCCCGAAGAGGAAGGCGCTTTTAAAATGTTTGGGGCTCCGGCTGCGGCAAGCCGCTGTAGGTCGCCTCGtggagcgaagaaaaagtgCGGCCGTCACCACCGACAAGAAGAAGTCGAGTCAGGCACGGCAAGCGTCGCCAAAGAACGTTCGCCAGGTCCAGCCcaaagcagcacagcgctCCGCCGGCGCTCCTACTTCatcggggtggggtggggggtcgCCGTCCCACGCAGAGGCAGTCGCAGTGAGAgtgtcaccgctgcgccaAGCGACAAtcaagagaaggaggcacagcctcagcagcgcctgcagctgagcAAAGAGCCACTATGCTTCTGGCTTCGATGGTCCCTGCTCTTTACCCTCTCGTCCCCCGTGCAGTCGCAGACGGTCGACTCGGACGGGCCAagtcgctcctcctcgacttTGCTACTGTCAGCGCTTGAACTCATCGTTACAGGCTTACGCTGCCCCACAACCGCCTGGATTCGAGGGCTGCAACGCAGGCAGCTACGGCCTCACTGCCCAAGCACGAGACGCCCGGCGGCCTCATCTTAGACCCTTACTCGTTTGCCTCTGCACTGGAACCTCGACACGACGCGGTAAAACGCTGGAAGCACTCGAGGCTGGGGAGAGCAACGTCAATCCCATCCGACGAGCATGGTATCTCTCGCGCCGCAAGGTCTAGGCCACGATCCGCGGTCGATCCTTCTCGCTCAGAGTCGAAGCAGCTCGTCCTATTACCACCTCGTGTCAAAGATTGAAATGGTGTCGTTGATGGCGTGGCAACCGTTGCTACAGCGACTGAATCATCCCAACGCAGTGGGGCGCGCCGGCCACCGctggctgcagcgcgcctcTTCTCGCGGCGCGACGTCGCCAAGGGCGCCCCTACAGACACAGCCACCGGTAAAGGCGATTGTGGGGAAGTTAAAGAGCCCGTGGggtctgcggcggcggagggcaGGGAGTCCGGGGCAGCCAACTCTGCGACCGCAAAAAGCGCATGGGTGTCTGCTGCCTAATCCTCGTTGCTGTACAAAGaccctccgccgccgtgcctGGTACGGAGCATGGGATGAAAAGGCAGCCGAATGCAAGCTCTGCCTCCTCGACATCTGCTGCTCTTTCGGCTGCTCGTGCACTGGCTGCTTCGGGCGCGATCACGTTGGAtgttgcgcgtgtgcactggctgcagcagtgccagaGGAGAATACTCTGTTGTTGTTATCGCTGCGGCATGGCAGCACTGAGCCGGACTGGTCATCCCGCGTGCGGGCCGTCCGCTCAAGCAGAGGTGCCTTTTTCGTATGAATTTGCTGTTTCGGGACGTCGCAGAtgaaaaagggaaaaaagagtcAGACACGCTGACGCATTGCCAATGCACCTCGAAggacgcagcggcacgtgCACGTGGTCGTACTCTGCTGCGCTTCACGGTTGGCTTCTGGGCATGCGATCGCACGAAGGCCTCCGCATGCACcggccctcctcctcctcggtctGCCTTCTTTCTTCCCTTGTTGTGGCAACGGTACTGCGACACACGGGCACTCTGGCTCTTGCTCAACCTCTGCAGGTGCGTTTAGCAGATGCAGTGCGGAGGGACAAGGAGAAAGCACAGGAGCACACGGAGCGAAGTAGGAGGCGGTGGACGAGGGCCGTCATCTTTGCCTGGTAATAAggtccgtctctcttccccttctcgaAACGGGCATTGCGCTtatgcacacacgcacaagacACGGTTGCTTACGGGCACTGTGCCCATCGCCATGTCAGATAGGCACAGAAatggcgccgtcgtcaccGTCTCGACCACGCCCCTCGCCGACACATTTGTGACTGCCATGAGTGCACTACTGTGGCAACCCCTCGTCAATGAACAAAACCTGAGGCACGGCTGCAGGGACGATCAGGGGCTACAGCGCCAACGCATTGAAGAGCGTGCCAGCAGGCTCAGTGCTTGACATGCTCCTCCCGGGCTTGTGCAAGATAGCGTGCAATATCTGATGGCGACGCCGATTCTCTCTCACCTCACGAGTCAGTGACAGTGGCCTCTTGCGCGCCCCTCGACCGATCAGGTCGCGCCGCAAAGACAGAGTCAAGCGGCTTCGCATCGCTGCACAGCCCATTACCGTCGACACAAGTCTCAACGTCGACCTCCGCACAATCAGACCCATGCGGAGGGATGCACATGCACGGTGGATGAGCTGGCATGACGAAGACTGTCGGATGCCTGCCAACGACAACAataaaaaaaggggggccgGTGTTGTAGATGTACCCCTTCAATGCACGGGCAGCAGACAGCGCGTCGGAAGATATCTTCTCAGATAAGGTGGCAGAGCGGAAGATTTGGCAATACtgggtggtggtgctacGCGAAGAAGTAAAGGCGGAGGCCGCcgtgcaacagcagcaccgccgccaccgcttctcCAGGCTTCAGCCTAGGTTGTCTCCTGAACTACCTACACGTGCCGGAGGTGAAGTAGTTGCTAGAAGACAACCCGtatgcggtgctgctcgccacaGACATCTCCATGACGTCACAGGCGTACGCGACGAGCAGTGCCGGCACATCATCGGGTACGGTGAGGTCTGACAAAAACCCTGAAGATGAAGATGACGGTGGGAGTGGTGGTTCTGGGGTGCACAGCACCACTGACATGGCAACCTGATACGATTACCTCCTGTGCCCGATCAGGGTGGACGACCCGCCGCTGAgttcgcttctctcgctgACACTATCGAGTCATGTAGGCGGTGCAGTGATAAGGGAAAAAAGTCTGTGGAGTTGCGCTAGAGTGAGAAGTACTGCTTCGCTGGGGGCCTCCCTCATCTCTCACCATTTTGCTTACGCGTGCATGgctgggggagaggagggcacaGCGCTGTAAGGAATCAACTCAACTGAACGACAAGAGAAAGTTCAAAGAAAAGCTAACTTGCGTCGAGCGGCGAATGTGCAATGCAGCACCGAAACTATTGCACATGCGCAGAGGGTGACGCTTCTTCTGATTTGTGTTTATGCGCCTATGCGTATTCTTGTTCGGTCGTTCTCAGACGAGTCTACgttcctcactctctctcactttcttCTCATATGCAGAGCACGTCGATGCTGCGTCCTTTCATCATCAccgaccccctccctctgacTGCGTTGTGATACCTCTGCCTCGCGCTGCTTCTAGCATCCTGGGCTCTGCTCTCTTGACGGCTTTTAACGGAAATGAAAGTGGGAAAGTTgctggaaaaaaaaaacgatagGGCGGTGATGAGGGGTGAGTCAAAGTGCTCTCCGCCATACTAAAAAGAGCTTGCTTCACCAGCCATGTCTCTTTacctcatttttttttggcttcTCTATCCATTCCCGGTCTCGAGGAATCGAGTCATTGAAAGCGTCTGCTTGTTCTGCCCTCCCACCACCTTGATTATCCATCACGTCAGGGATCCTAAGGGGGTGGGAAGGAGTTTAGTTAGGTCTACCTGCTCGTGCGTAGTGCTACCCAATGATGACTTGGGAGCAGCAGAGTTTTGATGGACAGTTTTTGCCAGCGCTAGAGGTATCGAAGgcgcgagggggagggatacCAGGTCCGTATGCTCCTTCCACGGAAGTAGGAAACTCGCCAGTTGGGGAAGAATTGGAAACGTGTATTGGAATACAGCCTACTTATCTTCTGACATTCAtccgctctcctcttgtcGTCTTGCACGCTGGTGTAGTTTACCTCTGCAACACCGCACTTATCTCATAGGCGCgctcaacacacacacacacacacacacacacacacacacaagcgtcGACATCGCCGCATCCGCCGTAGCGTCAGTGCAGTGAGGAGTACACCGGCATagcgagaaaggggaagagagtgggAGACACTCTCTTCCCTGTACGCCTTATTTGTTTcgtgtgctttttttttcttttcatccGTACTTGTGTCTCACTATTGACGGTATCATGCACAAGGTAAGCCGTGTAAtgactgccgcagcggctgccccCACCGTTGGCACTCGCCCAGGATGGCAGGCTCTACAACAGACACGCCACAGTGTTCAGGGATCGTTTATGCTCTCCCCTttgccgtcctcctcgccactgctgcgcctctccaCTTCGCATCTGATGACCACAACTATCTTTCCGTGGGTGCAACGCTACCCACACTCTCTCGCGATAGCGGTGCGTCTTCACGCTGCGCCGAGTGGCGAGGCCGTAGTAACCTCCACCAGCGCATCTGCATCTTCACCCAGAACTTCGTCCTCCAGTGGCAACCTCGGCAGCGACAATGGCATGTGCATTGACCCACGCCGCCTCCCAAACACCATTCCTGGCATTACGCAGGAAGAGCTGGCGGCGCGTATCACGCAATATCACGCACAACAAGCAAAACTGGCGCGAGAGATATCGGCCAAAGCGCTAGCGCATGATGTGGAACTCATGCGTCGCTCGATGACACCGAACTCCTTTGCCGAGTACATGGTGCGTCTGgaaaaggagcagcaggcagctgtgaaagaggaggcgaagatGGCTGCCATGTCCCCAGTTGAGCTACACCAGTACCGCCAGAAGAAGCGCCGGCAGGCTGTCCGGTACGAGTGGTACAAAACATTCTTGTTACTTTCTTCACTTGCTGGCAGCaccgtcttcctcttttctttgttcaTCTTCTTCAAGTAAGCCCCATGCGCCGTGTAGAGCGGGGGCGTGGTGTGGGCTTTTTGCTTCATATCTTGGTCGGATTATGGTCGCATATTTGGGTCGTTTAGTGCAACCACCTCAACACGTCAGCTCACATATTCGTTCTGCTGGTGGAGGGTTGCCGTGGTGGTCGGTGCGCGAGACAGTGGTTTTCTGGGATGTTGTTCGCTGCGTCCGGCGCATGCTCTACCACATGCATCACTGTGTCTATCGCTGGCCATCTCAGGGGTGTTGTCGCTTCACTTTTTCTTTGGTGGGGCTGTTTTTCATCGTCACACGCGCAtacaaacacccacacacgctgATGTGCAGAAGGGAGTCGGGCGGGGGAAAGCGCGCTTTGTCAGCTAAAGATAAACAGGCGCGGGTGGTGGGAGTGCATGAGGAGCACATCAATGCACACGAACAGAAATGCACATACGCAGagacagcgagaggggggctcAAACGAGAGGAGCAAGACAACGGGTGAAGAACTACAAACGGATTTGCtcaccttccctctccctctccccctatCTGTACGCACAAATCTGCACCGACTGCAATGGAATGGCGAAGGCGATGCGAGGGGAGTCGATAACGAGGTGAGatcgccactgcagcagggcTCCGTGGTGCAGTGTAgtgctctttctcgctcctctctccgtaTGATGGGGCAGTCAATTGCAGCGCTTccgccactgctgtcgcTACCAACCTCTCTATCCACTTCTTTTCTGCCGCGGAGACCTAGCCGCAAgtgcgtacacacacacacacctccaatgtgctcttctccacacTGTTGAATGCACAGGAAAGCCAACGCCACGCGAGCGGACGCAGGTAGAACACTCTTCTCCCAATCACAACTCACGTTTgatttttcttctctctttctcaaAGCATTGCCTTTCTCGAggtcttcctcctttctgctGCGACCCATGTGGCGCCGAGTTGGATTCAACAGGGTGCTTGCCACAGTGCATCCTTGGCCAGACGCCACTGCGCCTGAGctggcgagctgcagcatTGCCGCGCTGATGGCCAGCAGGAGaagtggcagtggcagtggcagtcgTGTGTGCCACTTACAGTCTTACCTGGGTGCCCGGCCCTCCAGCGTAACAGGCATCGCTGGCCCTAGCCATGTTGCTGTTTCTGTCGCTGCATCCCCTCTTACCAGCAGCGTTGGCGTTATGCGTCCCACCCGACTCCTTCGTCGACCGCAAACGATAAAGCCGAACCCGAATGAGGCCATGAGCGGCCAGTTTGAGAAGAGTTTCGAGAAGTTGGCAGACAAAATTGAGTCGCGCCTCCCCTTCCGCCAGCACCACGTTCTGCATGGCAACATCTACGAGCAGCAGTATG
This DNA window, taken from Leishmania panamensis strain MHOM/PA/94/PSC-1 chromosome 34 sequence, encodes the following:
- a CDS encoding hypothetical protein (TriTrypDB/GeneDB-style sysID: LpmP.34.0850): MDASVDVAARPVDHANSNRSSSFTLSLCLNQYLQWLGQLHSTIGTVSDYAYILGRLLRQGGFPLRQRTGVVPTATDARLRAAVCELLIGDVAVQSVRPPEAIWVTSARTTRSGYTAANFSSAASSPPLVHPEAPFCPCRAYFEEHKRGSGGRFLSLRRRSSQAKDNDKESHTGHAVTISSASGSNDESDNRAVHLSAAVPNFPASSKNAVRGVNNLGSRDRFSSRDVVTSGKIRVGSRPSDALSQPILLLPVAVVTPSSTASAEFGNDALQANSGRDAQCRKCVSPENSDFSPPSPIRTFPRARWR
- a CDS encoding hypothetical protein (TriTrypDB/GeneDB-style sysID: LpmP.34.0860), producing the protein MHKVSRVMTAAAAAPTVGTRPGWQALQQTRHSVQGSFMLSPLPSSSPLLRLSTSHLMTTTIFPWVQRYPHSLAIAVRLHAAPSGEAVVTSTSASASSPRTSSSSGNLGSDNGMCIDPRRLPNTIPGITQEELAARITQYHAQQAKLAREISAKALAHDVELMRRSMTPNSFAEYMVRLEKEQQAAVKEEAKMAAMSPVELHQYRQKKRRQAVRYEWYKTFLLLSSLAGSTVFLFSLFIFFK
- a CDS encoding hypothetical protein (TriTrypDB/GeneDB-style sysID: LpmP.34.0870) translates to MWRRVGFNRVLATVHPWPDATAPELASCSIAALMASRRSGSGSGSRVCHLQSYLGARPSSVTGIAGPSHVAVSVAASPLTSSVGVMRPTRLLRRPQTIKPNPNEAMSGQFEKSFEKLADKIESRLPFRQHHVLHGNIYEQQYGDRSEHDMWVEAQEDLHGREKEKPAARQARSYFSDEDLSPEALHVRSPQLKVAQNFQRQMYDKKILKTTAEPAAYYYPEVTMEEKRLYRWMLIAGWSAVGVMTLIGLRRLGEYMRTAG